One region of Drosophila subobscura isolate 14011-0131.10 chromosome J, UCBerk_Dsub_1.0, whole genome shotgun sequence genomic DNA includes:
- the LOC117895086 gene encoding uncharacterized protein LOC117895086 has protein sequence MYMKILYTQVHMMSMNTSYRCMILECLRENAANMRIEHQALCDRIRIALQTSRESLRRIENMNHQLQEIKVTVHNALASISQPEPADVKYVVRDIYNVLADNVAALLSNSVFESVTHCLHTVPDSKTIESYDGAIITLDNDPVPERVPDSDSDPQSTAESSAEFQD, from the coding sequence ATgtatatgaaaatattatatacGCAAGTACACATGATGTCTATGAATACCAGCTACCGCTGCATGATACTGGAATGTCTTCGGGAGAATGCCGCCAACATGCGGATTGAACATCAGGCACTATGCGACCGCATCAGAATTGCCCTGCAGACTTCCCGCGAGAGTCTCCGACGAATCGAAAACATGAACCACCAGCTACAGGAGATAAAGGTTACTGTTCACAATGCATTGGCCTCAATCAgtcagccagagccagccgaTGTGAAATATGTAGTCCGCGATATATACAATGTATTAGCAGATAATGTGGCTGCTTTACTATCAAACTCAGTGTTCGAATCGGTCACCCACTGTCTGCACACGGTCCCTGACTCAAAAACCATTGAATCATACGATGGCGCGATCATCACATTGGACAATGATCCAGTTCCGGAGAGAGTTCCCGATTCAGACTCGGACCCTCAGTCTACTGCAGAGTCTTCTGCTGAATTTCAGGACTGA
- the LOC117893192 gene encoding myosin heavy chain, muscle: MKSKISWLLLLLSAMAEASSGEHQSINERGIFSGYANSSSWMQGITNRTVEKECHDFSQIARWINHHVVVTGKLTRFNQHLGQLLLALNDTAPIERCCFYEKATMDKVMEYLNGIAKHKGISEKVQVQGSPFKSSGELGQDLDNILNQMGKLIRRNLKSCCDQLDEDLEKQEADLQKKLEELRKKLEKSNGEQGKTLGELHKKHAVLEKQLADLRAQLEKFKEQLRKSGESFIAKCCERLDKKFQDLERQATTVKNEGIDKAKELEKKLDDLKNGQKDHEVKLNDIKRTISKRSGNISNAIDMCAEKCGSRSNGESNPGTSDLENRIEALNKTVKDLSKRIADLIPSEGIVKENIKSCQDIRKLLVKIETLLQQAVKEENPSGKKSEESSKNEISSHLTDDKLKERVEDLKKQVKKLHIQVGRSRHCCKFLDGIGNDANELKLNVDKINVTFTDHISDLEKKAELLRKSMDEALEKIKKLGPHKGSVNGSGSGDLQMDIDRLQKNLDNSTRDIESLQTQLDKIMGHISVLSKTIKDKFAMTEDLKFRLHRLEKVCEDLKNDVEKAMKLVKRIDDLEKRLHNALEKQKTLEIQVKSCLTKCSAMNSIDDLIDRIEDLEKVVKLTATTTRPTTRKRKKPGTTTTEIVAWVGGIDMVTPFVQE, translated from the exons atgaaatcaaag AtttcgtggctgctgcttctcctatCAGCAATGGCGGAGGCGAGCTCTGGCGAACACCAAAGCATTAATGAGAGAGGAATATTCTCTGGCTATGCCAACAGTTCCAGCTGGATGCAGGGAATCACTAACAGAACGGTGGAAAAGGAGTGCCATGATTTTAGCCAGATAGCAAGGTGGATTAATCACCATGTGGTGGTGACCGGGAAACTAACGCGGTTCAATCAGCATCTGGGCCAACTGCTCCTCGCTCTGAATGACACCGCCCCGATCgagcgctgctgcttctacgaAAAAGCTACAATGGACAAGGTTATGGAGTATTTAAACGGCATAGCCAAACACAAAGGTATTTCGGAgaaggtgcaggtgcagggcAGTCCCTTTAAGTCAAGCGGTGAGCTGGGACAGGACCTGGACAACATTCTGAACCAGATGGGAAAGCTCATACGCCGGAACTTAAAGAGCTGTTGTGATCAGCTGGATGAGGACCTCGAGAAACAGGAAGCGGACCTACAGAAAAAATTGGAGGAGCTACGAAAGAAGCTGGAAAAATCGAATGGCGAGCAAGGCAAGACGTTGGGGGAGCTGCACAAAAAGCATGCAGTCCTAGAAAAGCAACTGGCGGATTTACGGGCACAACTGGAAAAGTTTAAAGAGCAGTTGAGGAAGAGTGGAGAGAGTTTTATCGCCAAATGTTGTGAAAGACTCGATAAGAAATTCCAGGATTTAGAGAGACAAGCGACGACAGTCAAGAATGAGGGAATCGACAAGGCCAAGGAACTGGAAAAAAAGTTAGACGATCTGAAAAATGGACAAAAAGATCACGAAGTCAAACTGAATGACATCAAGAGAACAATTAGCAAAAGATCGGGGAACATATCAAACGCGATTGACATGTGCGCAGAGAAGTGCGGCAGTAGATCGAATGGAGAATCAAACCCAGGCACATCCGATTTAGAAAACAGAATTGAAGCCTTAAATAAAACAGTCAAGGATCTTTCCAAAAGGATTGCTGATCTGATCCCTTCGGAAGGGATCGTGAAAGAGAATATAAAATCTTGTCAAGATATTAGGAAACTTTTGGTTAAAATAGAAACTCTGCTTCAGCAGGCTGTGAAAGAAGAGAATCCATCCGGGAAAAAATCAGAGGAAAGCAGTAAGAATGAGATCTCATCTCATCTGACTGATGATAAGCTTAAAGAACGCGTTGAGGATCTCAAAAAGCAAGTGAAAAAGCTGCACATACAGGTAGGAAGGTCCAGGCACTGCTGTAAATTCCTCGATGGTATCGGAAATGATGCCAATGAACTAAAACTGAATGTcgacaaaataaatgtaacctTCACCGATCACATTAGCGATTTGGAAAAGAAAGCGGAGCTTCTAAGAAAAAGTATGGACGAAGCCcttgaaaaaataaagaagctTGGCCCTCACAAAGGCTCTGTcaatggcagtggaagtggcgACCTGCAAATGGACATTGACAGACTTCAAAAGAATCTGGACAACTCTACGAGAGACATAGAGAGTCTTCAAACTCAGCTGGATAAAATAATGGGTCACATTTCGGTGCTATCGAAAACTATCAAGGATAAGTTCGCCATGACAGAGGATCTCAAGTTCCGCCTGCATCGCTTGGAGAAAGTTTGCGAGGACCTGAAAAATGATGTTGAAAAGGCCATGAAGCTAGTCAAGCGCATAGATGACCTGGAGAAACGCCTTCATAATGCGTTAGAAAAACAGAAGACGCTGGAGATCCAGGTTAAAAGTTGCCTTACCAAGTGCAGCGCCATGAACTCGATCGATGATCTCATTGATCGCATTGAAGATCTGGAGAAGGTGGTCAAACTTACAGCCACAACTACACGGCCAACAACACGCAAGAGAAAAAAGCCCGGGACTACCACAACGGAGATAGTGGCTTGGGTAGGCGGAATTGATATGGTGACCCCATTCGTTCAAGAATAA
- the LOC117895088 gene encoding uncharacterized protein LOC117895088 translates to MFKLKTLRSEEAGLESGLKVCKKLEDDLGDCLDVVDRLSRKINDSVEGPPPVNSLGLFSTLESSSCSDLSSNSLLRQESEVGEMGTPVEARSGQQLNSSYVDMHTKCIKIKRELEGTLLLTKQINELSYRQRNKYYNIPDQITVYLENMTKKSSRQ, encoded by the coding sequence AtgttcaaattgaaaacattGCGAAGTGAGGAGGCAGGGCTCGAGTCTGGCTTGAAAGTCTGCAAGAAGTTGGAGGACGACCTGGGGGACTGTCTGGATGTCGTTGATCGTCTAAGCCGGAAAATCAATGATTCAGTAGAGGGTCCCCCTCCCGTAAACAGCTTGGGCTTATTCTCTACACTAGAGTCAAGTAGCTGCTCTGACCTGAGTAGCAATTCCTTGTTGCGGCAGGAATCGGAGGTGGGAGAGATGGGCACACCAGTGGAAGCCAGAAGCGGCCAACAGCTGAATAGTTCCTATGTGGATATGCACacgaaatgcattaaaattaagcGCGAACTGGAAGGCACGTTGTTGCTCACCAAACAGATAAACGAGTTGTCATATCGCCAACGGAATAAATACTATAACATTCCAGATCAGATCACTGTCTACCTGGAGAATATGACGAAGAAGTCTTCAAGACAATAG